From the genome of Vicia villosa cultivar HV-30 ecotype Madison, WI linkage group LG2, Vvil1.0, whole genome shotgun sequence, one region includes:
- the LOC131652792 gene encoding ABC transporter B family member 15-like — protein sequence MGGGDGGGDHKNVSIVKKKKKKNGSFKSIFMHADILDWFFMFFGFLGAIGDGIMVPLVLFITSKIMNTIGSVSDPSSNHNFVHNINKNAVFLLYLACAAFVACFLEGYCWTRTGERQAARMRSRYLKAVLRQEVGYFDVHVTSTSEVITSVSNDSLVIQDVLSEKVPNFVMNASMFIGSYIVAFAMLWRLAIVGFPFIVLLVIPGLMYGRTLMGLARKIRDEYNKAGTIAEQAISSIRTVYSFAGENKTIAAFSDALEGSVKLGLKQGLAKGLAIGSNGVVFAIWSFMAYYGSRMVMYHGAKGGTVFAVGASLALGGLALGAGLSNVKYFSEASVAGERIMEVIKRVPNIDSENLEGEVLEKVSGEVEFNHVEFVYPSRPESVILNDFCLKVPSGKTVALVGGSGSGKSTVISLLQRFYDPIGGEILFDGVPIHKLQLKWLRSQMGLVSQEPALFATSIKENILFGREDATYEDVVDAAKASNAHNFISILPQGYDTQVGERGVQMSGGQKQRIAIARAIIKMPKILLLDEATSALDSESERVVQQALDKASVGRTTIIIAHRLSTIQNADIIAVVQNGKIMETGSHESLMENDNSLYTSLVRLQQTRNDQNNDTSSILNRDRMQNTSSRRLTSRSSSFNSMSRGGDDIVNYNNDVEDIVNSVVIVDDHHNNKQKKKVEVPSFRRLLAMNLPEWKQACLGCLNALLFGAIQPVYAFAMGSVISVYFLEDHDEIKKQIRIYAFCFLGLAVSSLVFNVLQHYSFAYMGEYLTKRVRERMLSKILTFEVGWFDEDQNSTGAVCSRLAKEANVVRSLVGDRLALVVQTISAVVIAFTMGLVIAWRLAIVMIAVQPIIICCFYTRRVLLKSMSSKAIKAQDECSKIAAEAVSNLRTITSFSSQDRILKILEKAQQGPSQESIRQSWFAGIGLACSQSLNFCTWALDFWYGGKLVSQGYISGKALFETFMILVSTGRVIADAGSMTNDLAKGSDAVGSVFAILDRYTKIEPDDLEGYETEKLIGKIELHDVHFAYPARPNVMIFQGFSIKIDAGKSTALVGESGSGKSTIIGLIERFYDPFKGTVTIDGRDIKSYHLRSLRKHIALVSQEPTLFAGTIRENIAYGAYDDKVNVSEIIEAAKAANAHDFISSLKDGYETWCGDRGVQLSGGQKQRIAIARAILKNPAVLLLDEATSALDSQSEKLVQDALERVMVGRTSVVVAHRLSTIQNCDLIAVLDKGIVVEKGTHSSLLAKGPSGAYYSLVSLQRRPTNTIVHSSHEIN from the exons ATGGGTGGTGGTGATGGTGGTGGTGATCATAAAAATGTTTCTATtgttaaaaagaagaaaaagaaaaatggttCTTTTAAGTCCATTTTCATGCATGCTGATATTCTAGATTGGTTCTTcatgttttttggttttttaggggCAATTGGTGATGGCATAATGGTACCTTTGGTGTTGTTTATCACAAGCAAAATTATGAACACTATTGGTAGTGTTTCTGACCCATCAAGCAACCACAATTTTGTCCATAACATCAACAAG AATGCtgtttttttgttatatttgGCATGTGCTGCTTTTGTTGCTTGCTTCCTAG AGGGTTATTGTTGGACAAGAACAGGTGAAAGACAAGCTGCAAGAATGAGATCTAGATACTTAAAAGCAGTTCTAAGACAAGAAGTGGGATACTTTGATGTACATGTTACAAGTACATCAGAAGTCATCACCAGTGTCTCTAATGACAGCCTAGTAATTCAAGATGTTCTCAGTGAAAAg GTTCCAAATTTTGTGATGAATGCATCTATGTTCATTGGGAGCTACATAGTGGCATTTGCAATGCTATGGAGATTGGCAATTGTTGGATTCCCTTTTATTGTTCTACTTGTGATACCTGGTTTAATGTATGGGAGAACTTTGATGGGATTGGCTAGAAAAATCAGAGACGAGTACAATAAAGCCGGTACAATAGCAGAACAAGCAATATCTTCTATCAGAACTGTTTATTCCTTTGCAGGAGAAAACAAAACCATAGCTGCTTTCTCTGATGCCTTAGAAGGATCTGTGAAGTTGGGATTGAAACAAGGCTTAGCTAAAGGTTTAGCCATAGGAAGCAATGGTGTTGTTTTTGCTATATGGTCATTTATGGCATATTATGGTAGCAGGATGGTCATGTATCATGGTGCGAAAGGTGGAACTGTATTTGCAGTTGGAGCTTCACTAGCACTTGGTGGATT GGCTTTAGGCGCCGGTTTATCCAATGTGAAGTACTTTTCAGAAGCAAGTGTAGCCGGCGAAAGAATAATGGAAGTGATAAAAAGAGTTCCAAATATAGACTCAGAAAACTTGGAAGGTGAAGTTCTAGAGAAAGTGTCGGGGGAAGTTGAATTCAACCATGTTGAATTTGTGTATCCATCAAGGCCAGAAAGTGTGATCTTAAATGATTTTTGTTTAAAGGTTCCATCAGGTAAAACAGTGGCATTAGTAGGAGGAAGTGGTTCAGGAAAATCAACTGTAATATCGCTTTTGCAAAGGTTTTATGATCCAATTGGTGGAGAGATTCTTTTTGATGGGGTTCCTATTCATAAGTTGCAACTCAAATGGCTTAGATCTCAAATGGGATTGGTGAGTCAAGAACCTGCTTTATTTGCAACAAGTATTAAAGAGAATATACTTTTTGGAAGAGAGGATGCTACATATGAAGATGTTGTTGATGCTGCTAAAGCTTCAAATGCTCATAATTTCATTTCAATATTGCCACAAGGATATGATACTCAG GTTGGAGAGAGAGGAGTTCAAATGTCAGGAGGACAAAAGCAAAGGATTGCCATTGCAAGAGCTataataaaaatgccaaaaattctaCTGTTAGACGAAGCAACAAGTGCACTCGATTCTGAATCAGAACGAGTCGTCCAACAGGCTTTAGACAAAGCATCGGTTGGACGCACCACCATCATCATCGCTCACCGTTTATCCACCATCCAAAATGCAGACATCATTGCAGTCGTTCAAAATGGTAAAATCATGGAAACGGGATCTCACGAAAGCCTCATGGAAAATGACAATTCTCTTTACACATCCCTTGTTCGTCTCCAACAAACCAGAAACGACCAAAACAACGATACTTCGTCTATCTTGAATAGAGATCGCATGCAAAACACAAGTAGTCGTAGACTCACGAGTCGTTCTAGCTCTTTCAACTCAATGTCACGAGGTGGTGATGATATCGTTAATTATAACAATGATGTTGAAGATATTGTTAATAGCGTTGTTATAGTAGATGATCATCATAATAATAAGCAAAAGAAAAAGGTCGAGGTTCCTTCGTTTCGAAGGTTGTTGGCAATGAATTTGCCTGAGTGGAAGCAAGCGTGTTTGGGATGTTTGAACGCGCTTTTATTCGGCGCGATCCAACCTGTATATGCATTTGCAATGGGGTCGGTTATATCTGTTTATTTCCTGGAGGACCATGATGAGATCAAGAAGCAAATTAGGATCTATGCATTTTGTTTTCTAGGGTTGGCTGTGTCTTCATTGGTTTTTAATGTGCTTCAACATTATAGCTTTGCTTACATGGGAGAATACTTGACTAAAAGGGTTAGAGAAAGAATGCTTTCCAAGATACTCACTTTTGAAGTTGGTTGGTTTGATGAGGATCAAAATTCTACAGGTGCTGTTTGCTCCAGACTTGCCAAAGAAGCCAATGTG GTAAGATCTTTGGTGGGTGATAGATTGGCTCTTGTGGTACAAACAATCTCAGCAGTGGTAATAGCATTCACAATGGGCCTAGTCATTGCATGGAGACTAGCCATTGTTATGATAGCAGTTCAGCCAATAATCATATGTTGTTTCTACACAAGGCGTGTCCTTCTAAAGAGCATGTCGAGTAAAGCTATTAAGGCTCAAGATGAATGTAGCAAAATAGCTGCTGAAGCTGTTTCAAATCTAAGAACCATAACTTCTTTTTCATCTCAAGATAGAATCCTCAAAATACTGGAAAAAGCCCAACAAGGGCCAAGTCAAGAAAGCATTAGACAGTCTTGGTTTGCAGGTATTGGGCTTGCGTGTTCGCAAAGCCTCAATTTTTGTACTTGGGCTTTGGACTTTTGGTATGGTGGAAAACTTGTGTCACAAGGTTATATTTCGGGTAAGGCGTTGTTCGAGACTTTTATGATCTTGGTAAGCACCGGAAGAGTTATTGCTGATGCCGGTAGCATGACGAATGATCTTGCTAAAGGCTCTGATGCTGTTGGATCGGTTTTCGCAATTCTTGATAGGTATACAAAAATCGAGCCTGATGATTTAGAAGGTTACGAAACCGAAAAATTAATAGGAAAAATCGAACTTCATGATGTGCATTTTGCATATCCAGCTAGACCTAATGTGATGATCTTTCAAGGGTTCTCGATTAAAATTGACGCCGGAAAATCAACGGCTTTGGTAGGGGAAAGTGGTTCTGGAAAATCTACAATCATAGGACTAATTGAGAGATTCTATGATCCTTTCAAAGGGACGGTGACAATAGATGGTAGAGACATAAAATCTTATCATCTAAGGTCATTAAGGAAACACATTGCACTTGTGAGTCAAGAACCAACATTGTTTGCTGGTACCATAAGGGAAAATATTGCATATGGAGCATATGATGATAAAGTTAATGTGAGTGAGATTATTGAGGCTGCAAAAGCTGCAAATGCTCATGATTTTATATCAAGCTTAAAAGATGGTTATGAGACATGGTGTGGTGATAGAGGAGTTCAACTTAGTGGTGGTCAAAAACAAAGAATTGCAATAGCAAGAGCTATATTGAAGAATCCAGCTGTGTTACTTTTGGATGAAGCAACAAGTGCACTTGATAGCCAATCAGAGAAACTAGTGCAAGATGCTTTAGAAAGGGTTATGGTTGGAAGGACGAGTGTGGTTGTGGCTCATAGGCTGAGTACTATACAAAACTGTGACTTGATTGCTGTTTTGGATAAGGGAATTGTTGTTGAGAAAGGAACACATTCATCTTTGTTGGCTAAGGGACCAAGTGGAGCTTATTACTCTTTGGTGAGTTTACAAAGAAGACCAACCAACACAATTGTCCATTCTTCACATGAAATCAATTGA